One Rosa chinensis cultivar Old Blush chromosome 3, RchiOBHm-V2, whole genome shotgun sequence DNA window includes the following coding sequences:
- the LOC121052022 gene encoding uncharacterized protein LOC121052022 gives MPPTPARASGELTAKQKAAVNMIMTATLLVICVSLRRFVVPLSKGNFLLRELALFWFISTIMLIPINLFTFVVFVYHFHGENIRRTIAFFRLWGALSFSLRYLI, from the exons ATGCCTCCGACTCCGGCAAGGGCCAGTGGTGAGCTGACGGCAAAGCAGAAGGCAGCAGTGAACATGATCATGACTGCTACATTGCTTGTGATTTGCGTGAGCCTCCGTCGATTCGTGGTTCCACTTTCGAAAGGCAACTTTCTGCTCAGGGAATTGGCTCTCTTCTGGTTCATAAGCACAATCATGCTCATTCCTATCAATCTCTTCACCTTTGTTGTCTTTGTCTATCATTTCCATGGGGAAAACATCAG GAGAACCATTGCTTTCTTCCGTCTCTGGGGAGCTTTATCATTTAGTCTTCGGTATTTAATTTGA